A single region of the Nocardioides sp. W7 genome encodes:
- a CDS encoding isocitrate lyase/phosphoenolpyruvate mutase family protein, with translation MTSPATRATRLLELHRDPTLLTVVNVWDVISAKVVADVPGSTALATASHSIAASYGYPDGEQIPRDLMLEAVGRIVQATDLPVSADLEGGYGDPADTIRRAIGLGVVGANIEDQLRPLDEAVANVAAIMRAAEAEGVPDFVLNARTDAFVKAGDRDPADVLADAVERGKAFLDAGAPVVFVPGRLDEAQVSTLVEAFGPQRLTLIGIPGLPSLARLEELGVARVSYGPMSQNVALTALQELVEDVHAGGGVPTTMRLLN, from the coding sequence ATGACCAGCCCCGCCACCCGTGCCACCCGACTCCTCGAGCTGCACCGCGACCCGACCCTGCTGACCGTCGTCAACGTCTGGGACGTGATCAGCGCGAAGGTCGTCGCCGACGTACCCGGCAGCACCGCCCTGGCCACCGCCAGCCACTCGATCGCCGCGTCGTACGGATATCCGGACGGCGAGCAGATCCCGCGCGACCTGATGCTGGAGGCCGTCGGGCGGATCGTGCAGGCGACCGACCTCCCGGTGAGCGCCGACCTGGAGGGCGGGTACGGCGACCCGGCCGACACGATCCGTCGCGCCATCGGCCTCGGCGTGGTCGGCGCCAACATCGAGGACCAGCTGCGGCCGCTCGACGAGGCGGTCGCCAACGTCGCCGCGATCATGCGGGCGGCCGAGGCGGAGGGCGTCCCCGACTTCGTGCTCAACGCCCGCACCGACGCCTTCGTGAAGGCCGGCGACCGGGACCCGGCCGACGTACTCGCCGACGCCGTCGAGCGGGGCAAGGCGTTCCTCGACGCGGGTGCGCCCGTGGTCTTCGTGCCCGGCCGGCTCGACGAGGCCCAGGTGTCCACGCTGGTCGAGGCGTTCGGTCCGCAGCGGCTCACCCTGATCGGCATCCCGGGCCTCCCGTCCCTGGCCCGCCTCGAGGAGCTCGGCGTCGCCCGGGTCTCCTACGGCCCGATGTCGCAGAACGTCGCCCTCACCGCCCTCCAGGAGCTGGTCGAGGACGTGCACGCCGGCGGCGGCGTCCCCACCACCATGCGCCTCCTCAACTAG
- a CDS encoding bifunctional [glutamine synthetase] adenylyltransferase/[glutamine synthetase]-adenylyl-L-tyrosine phosphorylase, whose amino-acid sequence MTRPTTSKGNLLRLGFEDTDAALVGLHRLGADAADCLLAFLGRTADPDQALAALVRIADELDDPDELLQAICDDEGTAMRLLCVLGASQALGEHLVRHPDHWIELTDPTLGSTRPAAFALREHLLRVVGADPHDPAPTATVPDGDAVDALRVEYRRLLLRLAARDLAHDLGVDDAAAEIADLAAATLEAGLAVARQRVGESAGLARLAVIAMGKCGGHELNYVSDVDVVFVHEPVEGAPDDAALRAATQLASHLIRICGEHTREGTIWPVDANLRPEGRQGPLTRTLASHRGYYERWAKTWEFQALLKARPVAGDLALGAEYVQMVSPMVWSAAERDGFVEDTQAMRRRVVEHIPAKEAERQLKLGSGGLRDVEFAVQLLQLVHGRGDESIRTATTLSALAQLTRGGYVGREDGVALHEAYTFLRTLEHRIQLYQLRRTHVVPAEEAALRRLGRSMGYLRAPVETLEKIWAHHRREVRRLHEKLFYRPLLSAVAALPGHDVRLSPEAAVKRLGALGYHDPQAALRHLEALTSGVSRRSSIQRALLPAMLQWFAEGPDPDAGLFGFRRISEALGDTPWYLSTLRDEGQVATRLAHVLATSRYATALLEREPLGVRMLGEDLHPLPAEALTEEMRAGAARQSEPEKAVRAIRAVRRRELLRIAAGDLLDLTDVAEVGAGLSRLTDATLEATLEVAGSAVWAQRGLDRAPTRIAVVAMGRYGGFELSYGSDADVLFVHDPEPGADPQQASSYAQAVANELRRLLALPGGDPPLVVDADLRPEGKQGPLTRTLSSYAAYYAKWSKVWEAQALLRADAVVGDLDLRRRFEELIDPLRFPVDGISADDVFEVRRIKARVDEERLPRGADPNTHLKLGRGGLADIEWTVQLLQMRYAGQVPGLRTSQTMPALAAARAADLIGEDDAAVLQQTWRRVSRVRNAVTLVRGKPSDQLPRDPRERAAVASILGYGPGESEAMLNDHLRYTRLARAVVDRVFWQD is encoded by the coding sequence GTGACGCGCCCCACCACCAGCAAGGGCAACCTGCTCCGGCTGGGCTTCGAGGACACCGACGCGGCCCTGGTGGGTCTGCACCGCCTCGGAGCGGACGCCGCCGACTGCCTGCTCGCCTTCCTCGGCCGCACCGCCGACCCCGACCAGGCGCTGGCCGCGCTGGTCCGGATCGCCGACGAGCTCGACGACCCGGACGAGCTGCTCCAGGCGATCTGCGACGACGAGGGCACCGCGATGCGGCTGCTCTGCGTGCTCGGCGCCAGCCAGGCGCTCGGCGAGCACCTGGTCCGGCACCCCGACCACTGGATCGAGCTGACCGACCCGACGCTCGGCTCGACCCGGCCCGCGGCGTTCGCCTTGCGCGAGCACCTGCTGCGGGTCGTCGGCGCCGACCCGCACGACCCCGCCCCGACCGCGACCGTCCCCGACGGCGACGCCGTCGACGCGCTGCGGGTCGAGTACCGCCGGCTGCTGCTGCGCCTGGCCGCCCGCGACCTGGCCCACGACCTCGGTGTCGACGACGCGGCGGCCGAGATCGCCGACCTCGCGGCCGCCACCCTGGAGGCCGGGCTCGCGGTGGCCCGCCAGCGGGTCGGCGAGAGCGCGGGCCTGGCCCGGCTGGCCGTGATCGCGATGGGCAAGTGCGGCGGCCACGAGCTCAACTACGTCTCCGACGTCGACGTGGTCTTCGTGCACGAGCCGGTCGAGGGCGCGCCCGACGACGCGGCCCTGCGGGCCGCGACCCAGCTGGCCAGTCACCTGATCCGGATCTGCGGCGAGCACACCCGTGAGGGCACCATCTGGCCCGTCGACGCGAACCTACGCCCGGAGGGCCGGCAGGGCCCGCTCACCCGCACCCTCGCCAGCCACCGCGGCTACTACGAGCGCTGGGCCAAGACCTGGGAGTTCCAGGCGCTGCTGAAGGCGCGTCCCGTCGCGGGCGACCTCGCCCTCGGCGCGGAGTACGTCCAGATGGTCTCGCCGATGGTGTGGAGCGCGGCCGAGCGGGACGGGTTCGTCGAGGACACCCAGGCCATGCGCCGCCGCGTCGTCGAGCACATCCCGGCGAAGGAGGCCGAGCGGCAGCTGAAGCTGGGCTCGGGCGGGCTGCGCGATGTCGAGTTCGCCGTCCAGCTCCTCCAGCTCGTGCACGGCCGCGGCGACGAGTCGATCCGGACCGCGACCACGCTCAGCGCGCTGGCCCAGCTGACCCGGGGCGGGTACGTCGGCCGCGAGGACGGCGTCGCACTGCACGAGGCCTACACGTTCCTGCGCACGCTCGAGCACCGGATCCAGCTCTACCAGCTCCGTCGTACCCACGTGGTGCCGGCGGAGGAGGCGGCGCTGAGGCGGTTGGGCCGCAGCATGGGCTACCTCAGGGCGCCGGTCGAGACGCTGGAGAAGATCTGGGCGCACCACCGGCGCGAGGTGCGGCGGCTGCACGAGAAGCTGTTCTACCGCCCGCTGCTCTCCGCGGTGGCGGCGCTGCCCGGGCACGACGTCCGGCTCTCGCCGGAGGCCGCGGTGAAGCGGCTCGGCGCGCTCGGCTACCACGACCCGCAGGCCGCGCTGCGCCACCTCGAGGCGCTCACCAGCGGGGTCAGCCGCCGCTCCAGCATCCAGCGCGCGCTGCTCCCGGCGATGCTGCAGTGGTTCGCCGAGGGGCCCGACCCGGACGCCGGGCTGTTCGGGTTCCGGCGGATCAGCGAGGCGCTCGGGGACACGCCCTGGTACCTCTCGACGCTCCGCGACGAGGGCCAGGTGGCCACCCGGCTCGCGCACGTGCTCGCCACCTCCCGCTACGCGACCGCGCTGCTGGAGCGTGAGCCGCTGGGCGTACGGATGCTGGGCGAGGACCTGCACCCGCTGCCGGCGGAGGCGCTCACCGAGGAGATGCGGGCGGGCGCGGCCCGGCAGAGCGAGCCGGAGAAGGCGGTCCGCGCGATCCGGGCGGTCCGGCGCCGTGAGCTGCTCCGGATCGCGGCCGGGGACCTGCTCGACCTCACCGACGTCGCCGAGGTCGGTGCGGGCCTCTCCAGGCTCACCGACGCCACCTTGGAGGCCACCCTGGAGGTCGCCGGCTCGGCGGTCTGGGCGCAGCGGGGGCTGGACCGGGCACCGACCCGGATCGCGGTGGTGGCGATGGGCCGCTACGGCGGCTTCGAGCTGTCCTACGGCAGCGACGCCGACGTGCTGTTCGTGCACGACCCCGAGCCGGGAGCCGACCCGCAGCAGGCGTCGTCGTACGCCCAGGCGGTGGCCAACGAGCTGCGCCGGCTGCTCGCCCTGCCCGGGGGCGACCCGCCGCTCGTCGTCGACGCCGACCTGCGGCCCGAGGGCAAGCAAGGGCCGCTGACCCGCACGCTGTCGTCGTACGCCGCCTACTACGCGAAGTGGTCGAAGGTGTGGGAGGCGCAGGCGCTGCTGCGCGCCGACGCCGTGGTGGGCGACCTCGACCTGCGCCGGCGCTTCGAGGAGCTGATCGACCCGCTCCGGTTCCCCGTCGACGGCATCAGCGCCGACGACGTCTTCGAGGTGCGCCGGATCAAGGCCCGCGTCGACGAGGAGCGGCTGCCCCGGGGCGCGGATCCGAACACCCACCTCAAGCTGGGCCGCGGCGGGCTGGCCGACATCGAGTGGACCGTCCAGCTGCTGCAGATGCGGTACGCCGGGCAGGTGCCGGGCCTGCGCACCTCCCAGACCATGCCCGCGCTGGCCGCCGCGCGGGCCGCCGACCTGATCGGCGAGGACGACGCCGCGGTGCTGCAGCAGACCTGGCGCCGGGTCAGCCGGGTCCGCAACGCGGTGACCCTGGTGCGCGGGAAGCCCAGCGACCAGCTGCCCCGCGACCCCCGCGAGCGGGCGGCGGTAGCGAGCATCCTGGGCTACGGGCCCGGTGAGTCCGAGGCGATGCTCAACGACCACCTGCGCTACACCCGGCTCGCCCGCGCCGTCGTCGACCGGGTGTTCTGGCAGGACTGA
- a CDS encoding type 1 glutamine amidotransferase — MPILVVQHEDDCPPALVGGWLADAGARLDVRRPYAGDELPATLAGHGGLLVLGGSMGADDEGEHAWLGPTKELARTALAGGVPLLGICLGHQLVASALGGVVRRNPGGQQLGLLEVGWTAEAARDELFGPLAEAPAAARGVHWNNDVVTDLPPGATLLATAPAGEVQAVRFGPRAWGVQLHPEVDHLILRRWAADDAGSHAAAGIDQAALLDAVEQASVELETTWAPLASGFAAVVRRVAGQ, encoded by the coding sequence ATGCCGATCCTCGTCGTCCAGCACGAGGACGACTGCCCGCCGGCCCTGGTGGGCGGGTGGCTCGCCGACGCCGGCGCGCGCCTCGACGTACGACGGCCGTACGCCGGCGACGAGCTCCCGGCCACGCTCGCCGGGCACGGTGGGCTGCTGGTGCTCGGCGGCTCGATGGGGGCCGACGACGAGGGCGAGCACGCGTGGCTCGGCCCGACCAAGGAGCTCGCGCGGACCGCGCTGGCGGGCGGGGTGCCGCTGCTCGGGATCTGCCTGGGCCACCAGCTGGTCGCGAGCGCGCTCGGCGGCGTCGTACGACGCAACCCCGGCGGCCAGCAGCTCGGCCTGCTCGAGGTCGGCTGGACCGCGGAGGCGGCCCGCGACGAGCTGTTCGGCCCGCTGGCGGAGGCACCGGCCGCGGCGCGCGGCGTGCACTGGAACAACGACGTCGTCACCGACCTGCCTCCGGGCGCGACGCTGCTCGCGACGGCTCCGGCCGGGGAGGTGCAGGCGGTCCGCTTCGGACCGCGGGCCTGGGGGGTGCAGCTGCACCCCGAGGTCGACCACCTGATCCTGCGCCGCTGGGCGGCCGACGACGCCGGGTCCCATGCGGCAGCGGGCATCGACCAGGCCGCCCTGCTCGACGCCGTCGAGCAGGCGAGCGTGGAGCTGGAGACCACCTGGGCGCCGCTGGCGTCCGGCTTCGCGGCCGTCGTACGTCGGGTGGCCGGACAGTGA
- a CDS encoding glutamine synthetase family protein, which produces MGKQEDFVLRALEERDVRFVRLWFTDVLGFLKSVAVAPAELEGAFAEGIGFDGSAIEGFARVYEADMLAKPDPSTFQILPWRTGEGPSTARMFCDIVMPDGSPSYADPRHVLKRTLSKAAEKGFTFYTHPEIEFYLFKDSPVAGADPEPVDRSGYFDHTAQSHGADFRREAITMLEAMGISVEFSHHEGGPGQQEIDLRYADALSTADNIMTFRTVIREVALSQDVWASFMPKPFTTHPGSGMHTHVSLFDGDQNAFYEAGAEYQLSQTGRQFIAGLLRHAPEITAVTNQWVNSYKRLMFGGEAPSYICWGHNNRSAMIRVPMYKPNKGPSTRVELRTLDAACNPYLAFAVMLAAGMKGIEEGYELPREAEDDVWSLTERERTALGIDPLPRSLNEAIAIAEKSELLADTLGEHVFEFFLRNKRAEWDEYRGQVSAFERDRMLPVI; this is translated from the coding sequence ATGGGCAAGCAGGAAGACTTCGTACTCCGCGCTCTTGAGGAGCGCGACGTCCGGTTCGTACGGCTCTGGTTCACCGACGTGCTCGGGTTCCTGAAGTCGGTCGCCGTGGCTCCGGCCGAGCTGGAGGGCGCCTTCGCGGAGGGCATCGGCTTCGACGGCTCGGCGATCGAGGGCTTCGCCCGGGTCTACGAGGCCGACATGCTGGCCAAGCCGGACCCGTCGACCTTCCAGATCCTCCCGTGGCGCACCGGCGAGGGCCCGTCGACGGCCCGGATGTTCTGCGACATCGTGATGCCCGACGGCTCCCCGTCGTACGCCGACCCGCGCCACGTCCTCAAGCGCACCCTGAGTAAGGCCGCCGAGAAGGGCTTCACCTTCTACACCCACCCCGAGATCGAGTTCTACCTGTTCAAGGACAGCCCGGTCGCGGGCGCCGATCCGGAGCCGGTGGACCGCAGCGGCTACTTCGACCACACCGCGCAGTCGCACGGCGCCGACTTCCGCCGCGAAGCGATCACCATGCTCGAGGCGATGGGCATCTCGGTGGAGTTCAGCCACCACGAGGGCGGCCCGGGCCAGCAGGAGATCGACCTGCGCTACGCCGACGCGCTGAGCACCGCCGACAACATCATGACCTTCCGCACCGTCATCCGTGAGGTCGCGCTGAGCCAGGACGTGTGGGCCAGCTTCATGCCGAAGCCGTTCACCACCCACCCGGGCTCGGGCATGCACACCCACGTCTCGCTCTTCGACGGCGACCAGAACGCCTTCTACGAGGCCGGCGCCGAGTACCAGCTCTCCCAGACCGGCCGCCAGTTCATCGCGGGCCTGCTCCGGCACGCGCCCGAGATCACGGCCGTGACCAACCAGTGGGTCAACAGCTACAAGCGGCTGATGTTCGGCGGCGAGGCGCCGTCGTACATCTGCTGGGGCCACAACAACCGCTCCGCGATGATCCGGGTCCCGATGTACAAGCCCAACAAGGGTCCGTCGACCCGGGTCGAGCTGCGCACCCTCGACGCCGCCTGCAACCCCTACCTCGCCTTCGCGGTGATGCTGGCCGCGGGCATGAAGGGCATCGAGGAGGGCTACGAGCTCCCGCGCGAGGCCGAGGACGACGTCTGGTCGCTGACCGAGCGCGAGCGCACCGCCCTCGGCATCGACCCGCTGCCGCGCAGCCTCAACGAGGCGATCGCCATCGCCGAGAAGTCCGAGCTGCTGGCCGACACCCTCGGCGAGCACGTCTTCGAGTTCTTCCTGCGCAACAAGCGCGCGGAATGGGACGAGTACCGCGGCCAGGTCTCCGCCTTCGAGCGGGACCGCATGCTCCCGGTCATCTGA
- a CDS encoding response regulator transcription factor: MLGYGRRVVQVLIIEDDVRIRPLLMRSLGERGYAVASASSGMQGLSMAVEHRPDLVILDLGLPDIDGTQVLTMLRAVSDVPVIVASARDDDPSLIGCLDAGADDYVVKPYTTAQLEARIRAVMRRSGADAAAARQPLQVGGLAIDVPARQASLDGASVDLSPREFDLLKHLAEHAGEVVTKRQLLTDVWHQAWGGSDKTVDVHLSWLRRKLGETASAPRYLHTVRGVGVRLAAPED, translated from the coding sequence GTGCTCGGCTACGGTCGGCGCGTGGTGCAGGTGCTGATCATCGAGGACGACGTCCGGATCCGGCCGCTGCTGATGCGCTCGCTGGGCGAGCGGGGGTACGCCGTCGCGTCCGCCTCCTCGGGGATGCAGGGGCTCAGCATGGCCGTCGAGCACCGGCCCGACCTGGTCATCCTCGACCTGGGCCTGCCCGACATCGACGGCACCCAGGTGCTGACCATGCTGCGCGCCGTCAGCGACGTGCCGGTCATCGTCGCCAGCGCCCGCGACGACGACCCGTCGCTGATCGGCTGCCTGGACGCCGGCGCCGACGACTACGTCGTGAAGCCGTACACGACCGCCCAGCTGGAGGCCCGGATCCGGGCGGTGATGCGCCGCTCGGGCGCCGACGCGGCCGCGGCCCGGCAGCCGCTGCAGGTGGGCGGGCTCGCGATCGACGTCCCGGCGCGACAAGCCAGCCTGGACGGCGCGTCGGTGGACCTCTCCCCTCGCGAGTTCGACCTGCTCAAGCACCTGGCCGAGCACGCCGGCGAGGTCGTCACCAAGCGGCAGCTGCTCACCGACGTGTGGCACCAGGCGTGGGGCGGCTCCGACAAGACCGTCGACGTGCACCTGTCCTGGCTGCGCCGCAAGCTCGGCGAGACCGCCTCCGCGCCGCGCTACCTGCACACCGTGCGCGGCGTCGGCGTACGCCTCGCCGCTCCGGAGGACTGA
- a CDS encoding HAMP domain-containing sensor histidine kinase — protein MRRSLILTVAAAVTMVLLAMLVPMAVLLRDYALEDRLSRAALEVQATETVVSGADRDRGDVQLYLDRINRGNGIETTVLYPGEDPSTDVGPDPGEDYRVVQARNTGQARVDDVDGGAEFLVPVSLGGSSAGPADTPVIRVRVHTPGLESAIVRSLVLLLLLGLALLVGALLLADRIGRSFVQPVRALASYAQQLGDRRRPEPVVPEGPPEVRELAGALNRLVERVEVLLERERASVSDVSHRLRTPITALRLRAESLTDSEERERLGTDLDHLEAMVEHVVREARRSEREGLVAACDALTVVADRARFWEPLAEDQGRTFTLYVDPGEALVRTAEEDLRAVVDVLLDNVFTHTPEGAAVQVTCARRAGGGVVLSVVDGGPGFPDGVDVADRGTSGAGSTGLGLAIVDKTATESGGGLSWGSSPEGGGRIVVELGPPA, from the coding sequence TTGCGGCGCAGCCTCATCCTCACCGTGGCGGCCGCGGTCACGATGGTGCTGCTGGCGATGCTGGTGCCGATGGCGGTGCTGCTGCGCGACTACGCACTGGAGGACCGGCTCTCCCGGGCCGCGCTGGAGGTGCAGGCCACCGAGACAGTGGTCTCCGGCGCCGACCGGGACCGCGGCGACGTGCAGCTCTACCTCGACCGGATCAACCGCGGGAACGGGATCGAGACCACGGTCCTCTACCCGGGCGAGGACCCCTCGACCGACGTGGGCCCCGACCCGGGCGAGGACTACCGCGTCGTCCAGGCCCGCAACACCGGCCAGGCCCGGGTCGACGACGTCGACGGCGGGGCGGAGTTCCTGGTGCCGGTCTCGCTCGGCGGCAGCTCCGCCGGCCCCGCCGACACCCCGGTCATCCGGGTCCGGGTGCACACGCCGGGCCTGGAGTCCGCGATCGTCCGCAGCCTCGTCCTCCTTCTGCTGCTGGGGCTGGCCCTACTGGTCGGGGCGCTGCTGCTCGCGGACCGGATCGGGCGGTCGTTCGTGCAGCCGGTTCGCGCGCTGGCGTCGTACGCCCAGCAGCTCGGCGACCGGCGCCGGCCCGAGCCGGTCGTGCCCGAGGGTCCTCCCGAGGTCCGCGAGCTGGCCGGTGCCCTGAACCGGCTCGTCGAGCGGGTCGAGGTGCTGCTGGAGCGCGAGCGCGCGAGCGTCTCCGACGTCTCGCACCGGCTGCGCACCCCCATCACGGCCCTGCGGCTGCGGGCCGAGAGCCTGACCGACTCCGAGGAGCGCGAGCGGCTCGGCACCGACCTGGACCACCTGGAGGCCATGGTCGAGCACGTGGTGCGCGAGGCCCGGCGCTCGGAGCGCGAGGGTCTGGTCGCCGCCTGCGACGCACTGACCGTGGTGGCCGACCGGGCCCGGTTCTGGGAGCCGCTGGCCGAGGACCAGGGCCGCACCTTCACGCTGTACGTCGACCCCGGCGAGGCGCTGGTCCGCACGGCGGAGGAGGACCTGCGCGCGGTGGTCGACGTACTCCTCGACAACGTCTTCACCCACACCCCGGAGGGTGCTGCCGTGCAGGTGACGTGCGCCCGCCGCGCCGGCGGCGGGGTGGTGCTGAGCGTGGTCGACGGCGGGCCGGGCTTCCCGGACGGGGTCGACGTCGCCGACCGCGGAACGTCGGGCGCGGGCTCGACCGGTCTCGGTCTCGCGATCGTCGACAAGACCGCCACCGAGTCCGGTGGCGGTCTGTCGTGGGGGTCCTCCCCCGAGGGCGGCGGGCGGATCGTCGTCGAGCTCGGCCCACCAGCCTGA
- a CDS encoding sulfatase, whose protein sequence is MTHSRPSRKVVPAVAAIAVGALAVTGLAYVESGAASDESTGAHGDAHAGAGAGARKPEGGSRSKPNILMFTVDDMTVGDLPYLPNLNRLVVRQGTQLTQGLAPTPICVPARASLLTGQYAHNHGALTIEGAGGGFKSFEDADTLPVWLRRAGYDTYFSGKYLNGYGMQDPTYVPPGWTGWRGSVDMSTYGFYNTRYNINGTVVKRSAHNSDVLNGFTTEVIGDRAGSSRPWFMWTNFVAPHHGGSQESDDPSVDLLKTTMPAARDRNQFRNLDLPNDPEMWVGGGSPWAPRTTTAAYRAAVRESNQQRIESLQSVDDAVGAAIAKLRRTGELKNTYVIFTSDNGFLVGHHNKDGKLVPYDRSLRVPMIVRGPGIPKGEKVATPTTNPDVAVTIAAIAGARPSRRVDGVDMLDFWRSSTDFDRVVPIEAYPVKGGRSRIYSGIRYGRFTYVVTKGGQEVLFDRAADPGELRNLAKRKRYAATLRKLRRMNRTYRDCAGSTCPKTETFTAR, encoded by the coding sequence GTGACGCACTCCCGCCCCAGCCGGAAGGTCGTCCCTGCCGTCGCGGCGATCGCCGTGGGGGCCCTCGCGGTCACCGGTCTCGCGTACGTCGAGTCCGGCGCCGCGAGCGACGAGTCGACCGGCGCCCACGGTGACGCGCACGCCGGCGCCGGGGCCGGGGCGCGCAAGCCGGAGGGTGGATCGCGCTCGAAGCCGAACATCCTGATGTTCACCGTCGACGACATGACCGTCGGCGACCTGCCGTACCTGCCGAACCTGAACCGGCTCGTGGTGCGCCAGGGCACCCAGCTCACCCAGGGGCTCGCGCCGACGCCGATCTGCGTCCCGGCGCGCGCCAGCCTGCTCACCGGCCAGTACGCCCACAACCACGGGGCGCTGACCATCGAGGGGGCCGGCGGTGGCTTCAAGTCCTTCGAGGACGCCGACACGCTGCCGGTGTGGCTGCGTCGCGCCGGCTACGACACCTACTTCTCCGGCAAGTACCTCAACGGGTACGGCATGCAGGACCCGACGTACGTCCCGCCGGGCTGGACGGGGTGGCGCGGCTCGGTCGACATGAGCACGTACGGCTTCTACAACACCCGCTACAACATCAACGGCACGGTCGTAAAGCGCTCCGCACACAACTCCGACGTGCTCAACGGCTTCACCACCGAGGTGATCGGCGACCGGGCCGGGTCCTCGAGGCCGTGGTTCATGTGGACCAACTTCGTGGCCCCGCACCACGGCGGCAGCCAGGAGTCGGACGACCCGTCCGTCGACCTGCTGAAGACGACCATGCCCGCGGCCCGGGACCGCAATCAGTTCCGCAACCTCGACCTGCCGAACGACCCCGAGATGTGGGTCGGCGGCGGCAGCCCGTGGGCTCCCCGCACCACCACGGCGGCGTACCGAGCGGCGGTCCGCGAGAGCAACCAGCAGCGCATCGAGTCGCTGCAGTCGGTCGACGACGCCGTCGGCGCGGCGATCGCGAAGCTCCGCCGGACCGGCGAGCTGAAGAACACCTACGTCATCTTCACCTCCGACAACGGCTTCCTGGTCGGCCACCACAACAAGGACGGCAAGCTGGTCCCGTACGACCGGTCGCTGCGGGTGCCGATGATCGTCCGCGGCCCCGGGATCCCGAAGGGCGAGAAGGTCGCGACGCCGACGACCAACCCCGACGTCGCGGTCACCATCGCCGCGATCGCCGGCGCGCGGCCGAGCCGTCGCGTCGACGGGGTCGACATGCTCGACTTCTGGCGCTCCAGCACCGACTTCGACCGCGTCGTCCCCATCGAGGCCTACCCGGTGAAGGGCGGCCGGTCCCGCATCTACTCCGGCATCCGGTACGGCCGGTTCACCTACGTGGTGACCAAGGGCGGCCAGGAGGTCCTCTTCGACCGGGCCGCGGACCCCGGCGAGCTGCGGAACCTGGCGAAGCGGAAGCGGTACGCCGCCACCCTGCGCAAGCTGCGGAGGATGAACAGGACCTACCGCGACTGCGCCGGCAGCACGTGTCCGAAGACGGAGACGTTCACGGCGCGCTGA
- a CDS encoding formylglycine-generating enzyme family protein, with protein MSSCCSGPEREPTAAARLPEVTWETAAPVAAPRPRTTAATPTTRGQVLIGAGQFWMGDTHGEAYEDDGEGPARLVEVDAFRIDATAVTNQAFAAFVKSTGHVTTAEREGFSAVFHSAYVGDGTDVVGQPEAAPWWLAVSGASWRHPDGPASDVTRRQNHPVVHVSHDDALAYCAWAGKRLPTEAEWEKAARGGLDRARFTWGDELLPRGRWQVNIFTGTFPVENTAENGYPTTAPVKTFAPNGYGLFQPSGNTWEWCADWYAADTYTAFGPQNPTGPAAGETRVMRGGSYLCHDSYCNRYRVAARSSSHPDSSSGNLGFRCANDA; from the coding sequence GTGTCGTCGTGCTGTTCGGGGCCCGAGCGCGAGCCCACCGCGGCGGCGCGGCTGCCCGAGGTGACCTGGGAGACCGCGGCGCCGGTGGCCGCACCCCGGCCGCGGACGACCGCCGCGACGCCCACCACCCGGGGTCAGGTGCTGATCGGGGCCGGCCAGTTCTGGATGGGCGACACCCACGGCGAGGCCTACGAGGACGACGGCGAGGGGCCGGCCAGGCTCGTCGAGGTCGACGCGTTCCGCATCGACGCGACGGCGGTGACCAACCAGGCGTTCGCGGCGTTCGTGAAGTCGACCGGGCACGTCACGACCGCCGAGCGGGAGGGTTTCTCGGCGGTCTTCCACTCGGCGTACGTCGGCGACGGCACCGACGTCGTCGGGCAGCCCGAGGCGGCCCCGTGGTGGCTGGCCGTGAGCGGGGCGTCCTGGCGGCACCCCGACGGTCCGGCCTCGGACGTGACCCGGCGCCAGAACCACCCGGTCGTGCACGTCTCCCACGACGACGCCCTGGCCTACTGCGCGTGGGCCGGGAAGCGGCTGCCCACCGAGGCGGAGTGGGAGAAGGCGGCCCGCGGCGGGCTGGACCGGGCCCGGTTCACCTGGGGCGACGAGCTGCTGCCGCGCGGGAGGTGGCAGGTCAACATCTTCACCGGCACCTTCCCCGTCGAGAACACCGCCGAGAACGGCTACCCGACCACGGCACCGGTGAAGACGTTCGCCCCCAACGGCTACGGGCTCTTCCAGCCGAGCGGGAACACCTGGGAGTGGTGTGCCGACTGGTACGCCGCCGACACCTACACCGCCTTCGGGCCGCAGAACCCGACCGGTCCCGCGGCGGGGGAGACTCGGGTGATGCGCGGCGGGTCGTACCTGTGCCACGACTCCTACTGCAACCGCTACCGCGTCGCCGCCCGGTCCTCCTCGCACCCCGACTCCAGCTCGGGCAACCTCGGCTTCCGCTGCGCCAACGACGCCTGA